The Odocoileus virginianus isolate 20LAN1187 ecotype Illinois chromosome 30, Ovbor_1.2, whole genome shotgun sequence genome window below encodes:
- the EMC1 gene encoding ER membrane protein complex subunit 1 isoform X1: MPGPTLRFRTEDPACERNSMVPRRRGPRRGACRAGGGRARAPIMAVVAAAASRLWLWAALLIPAAAVYEDQVGKFDWRQQYVGKLKFASLEFSPGSKKLVVATEKNVIAALNSRTGEILWRHVDKGSAEGVVDAMLFCGQDAITVSNGGRIMRSWETNIGGLNWEVTLDSGSFQALGLVGLQEAVRYVAVLKKTTLALHHLSSGHLKWAEHLPESDSIHYQMVYSYGSGVVWALGVVPFSHVNVVKFNVEDGEIVQQVRVSTPWLRSLTGACGVVDEAVLVCPDLSSRSLQTLALETEWELRQIPLQSLDLEFTSGFQARILPTQPSPVDPSRAQFFLQLSPSHYALLHCHHGVLSLLKNFPQAALVSFATTGEKTVAAVMTCRNEAQKPSVSEDGSPGSFSEKSGPQDSLACFNQTYTINLYLAETGRRLLDTAITFSLEQNGTRPERLYIQVFLKKDDSVGYRALVQTQDHLLLFLQQLAGRVVLWSREESLAEVVCLEMVDLPLTGAQAELEGEFGKKADGLLGMFLKRLSSQLILLQAWTSHLWKVFYDARKPRSQIKNEINIDTLARDEFNLQKMMVMVTASGKLFGIESSSGTILWKQYLPHVTAGCSFTLMVQRTTAHFPQPPQCALLLRDGETGMSSLYVFNPIFGKWSQVAPPVLKRPVLQSLLLPIMDQDYAKVLLLIDDKYEVTAFPATRNVLRQLHELAPSIFFYLVDADQGRLCGYRLRKDLTTELSWELTIPPEVQRIVQVKGKRSSEHVHSQGRVMGDRSVLYKSLNPNLLAVVTESTDVHHERTFIGIFLVDGVTGRIIHASVQRKARGPVHIVHSENWVVYQYWNTKARRNEFTVLELYEGTEQYNATAFSSLDRPQLPQVLQQSYIFPSAISAMEATITERGITSRHLLVGLPSGAILSLPKALLDPRRPETPTEQSREENLIPYSPDVQIHAERFINYNQTVSRMRGIYTAPSGLESTCLVVAYGLDIYQTRVYPSKQFDVLKDDYDYVLISSVLFGLVFATMITKRLAQVKLLNRAWR; encoded by the exons ATGCCGGGCCCAACTCTACGGTTCCGCACCGAGGACCCCGCCTGTGAGCGCAACTCTATGGTTCCGCGGAGGCGGGGCCCGCGGCGCGGTGCATGCCGGGCCGGCGGCGGGCGGGCCCGCGCTCCCATCATGGCGGTGGTGGCGGCCGCGGCTTCCCGGCTGTGGCTCTGGGCTGCCCTGCTTATCCCTGCGGCCGCGGTCTACGAAGACCAAGTGGGCAAGTTTGATTG GAGACAGCAGTATGTTGGGAAGCTCAAGTTTGCCTCTTTGGAATTTTCCCCTGGATCGAAGAAGTTGGTTGTGGCCACAGAGAAGAATGTGATTGCAGCATTGAATTCTCGGACTGGGGAGATCT TGTGGCGCCACGTTGACAAGGGCTCGGCAGAAGGGGTGGTGGACGCCATGCTGTTCTGCGGGCAGG ATGCAATCACTGTGTCCAATGGAGGCCGGATCATGCGCTCCTGGGAGACAAACATCGGGGGCTTGAACTGGGAGGTTACCCTGGACAGTGGCAG TTTCCAGGCCCTCGGGCTGGTCGGCCTGCAGGAGGCAGTGAGGTATGTTGCGGTCCTGAAGAAGACCACGCTCGCCCTCCATCACCTCTCCAGTGGGCACCTGAAGTGGGCGGAACACCTCCCGGAGAG tGACAGCATCCACTACCAGATGGTCTATTCCTACGGCTCGGGGGTCGTGTGGGCCCTCGGAGTCGTCCCCTTCAGCCATGTGAACGTTGTCAAGTTTAACGTGGAAGATGGAGAGATCGTTCAGCAG GTCAGGGTGTCGACCCCCTGGCTGCGGAGTCTCACCGGGGCCTGTGGTGTGGTGGACGAGGCTGTCCTGGTGTGCCCCGACCTAAGCTCGCGGTCCCTGCAGACCTTGGCCCTGGAGACAGAGTGGGAGCTGAGGCAGATCCCGTTGCAG TCTCTTGACCTAGAATTCACAAGTGGATTCCAAGCCCGGATCCTGCCCACGCAGCCCAGCCCGGTGGACCCGTCTCGGGCGCAGTTCTTCCTGCAGTTGTCCCCAAGCCACTATGCACTGTTGCACTGTCACCACGGCGTCCTGAGTCTGCTCAAAAACTTCCCGCAG GCTGCCCTGGTGAGCTTCGCCACCACTGGAGAGAAGACAGTGGCTGCAGTCATGACCTGCCGGAACGAGGCG CAGAAGCCCAGCGTTTCTGAAGATGGGTCACCTGGGAGCTTTTCGGAGAAGTCTGGTCCCCAG GACTCGCTGGCTTGCTTCAACCAGACCTACACCATCAACCTCTACTTAGCGGAGACAGGCCGGCGGCTGCTCGACACCGCGATCACCTTCAGCCTGGAACAGAACGGCACTCGGCCGGAGCGG CTATACATCCAGGTCTTCCTGAAGAAGGATGACTCCGTGGGCTACCGGGCCTTGGTGCAGACACAGGATCACTTGCTGCTTTTCCTGCAGCAGCTGG CAGGGAGGGTGGTGCTGTGGAGCCGCGAGGAGTCCCTGGCTGAGGTGGTGTGCCTGGAGATGGTGGACCTGCCGCTGACCGGGGCGCAGGCGGAGCTGGAAGGGGAGTTTGGCAAGAAGGCAG ATGGCCTGCTGGGCATGTTCCTGAAGCGCCTGTCCTCCCAGCTCATCTTGCTGCAGGCCTGGACCTCCCACCTCTGGAAAGTGTTTTACGATGCTCGGAAGCCCCGGAGCCAGATCAAGAACGAGATCAACATTGACACTTTGGCCAGGGATGAATTCAACCTCCagaagatgatggtgatggtgacggCCTCGGGCAAG CTCTTCGGCATCGAGAGCAGCTCCGGCACCATCCTGTGGAAGCAGTATCTCCCGCACGTGACGGCAGGCTGCTCCTTCACGCTGATGGTCCAGCGGACGACCGCGCACTTCCCCCAGCCGCCCCAGTGCGCCCTGCTGCTGCGGGATGGG GAGACGGGAATGAGTTCGCTCTATGTCTTCAACCCCATTTTCGGGAAGTGGAGCCAGGTGGCGCCCCCCGTGCTGAAGCGCCCCGTCTTACAGTCTCTGCTGCTGCCCATCATGGATCAGGACTATGCCAAGGTGCTCTTGCTGATAGACGACAAGTACGAG GTCACAGCCTTCCCAGCCACTCGGAATGTCTTGCGGCAGCTCCATGAGCTCGCCCCTTCGATCTTCTTCTACTTGGTGGACGCAGATCAGGGGCGGCTGTGCGGATATCGGCTCCGGAAG GACCTCACCACTGAGCTGAGCTGGGAGCTGACCATCCCCCCGGAGGTGCAGCGCATTGTGCAGGTGAAGGGCAAGCGCAGCAGTGAGCACGTGCACTCGCAGGGCCGCGTGATGGGGGACCGCAGCGTGCTCTACAAG AGCCTGAACCCCAACCTGCTGGCTGTGGTGACGGAGAGCACAGATGTTCACCACGAGCGCACCTTCATCGGCATCTTCCTCGTGGACGGTGTCACGGGGCGCATCATCCACGCCTCCGTGCAGAGGAAGGCCAGGGGCCCTGTCCACATCGTGCACTCGGAGAACTGGGTGGTG TACCAGTACTGGAACACCAAGGCCCGGCGCAACGAGTTCACGGTGCTGGAGCTCTACGAAGGCACGGAGCAGTACAACGCCACGGCCTTCAGCTCCCTGGACCGCCCGCAGCTGCCCCAGGTCCTGCAGCAGTCCTACATCTTCCCGTCCGCCATCAGCGCCATGGAGGCCACCATCACAGAGCGGGGCATCACCAGCCGCCACCTGCTCG TCGGGCTGCCTTCCGGAgccatcctctccctccccaaGGCCTTGCTGGACCCTCGCCGCCCTGAGACCCCGACAGAGCAGAGCAG AGAGGAGAACCTGATCCCATATTCTCCAGACGTGCAGATCCACGCAGAGCGGTTCATCAACTATAACCAGACAGTTTCTCGAATGCGAGGTATCTACACAGCTCCCTCGGGCCTGGAGTCCACTTGTCTG gtCGTGGCGTACGGTTTGGACATTTACCAGACTCGTGTCTACCCGTCCAAACAGTTCGACGTCCTGAAGGATGACTATGACTACGTGCTCATCAGCAGCGTCCTCTTTGGCCTGGTCTTCGCCACCATGATCACGAAGAGGCTGGCGCAGGTCAAACTCCTGAACCGCGCCTGGCGATAA
- the MRTO4 gene encoding mRNA turnover protein 4 homolog isoform X2: MRNSKLKDVRNAWKHSRMFFGKNKVMMVALGRSPSDEYKDNLHQVSKKLRGEVGLLFTNRSKEEVDEWFTKYTEMDYARAGNKATFTVNLDPGPLEQFPHSMEPQLRQLGLPTALKKGVVTLLSNYEVCREGDVLTAEQARVLKLFGYEMAEFKVSVKYMWDAQSGRFQQMGDDLPESAPESEGESEEEDDDG; encoded by the exons ATGAGGAACAGCAAGCTGAAGGACGTCCGCAACGCCTGGAAGCACAGTCG GATGTTCTTTGGCAAAAACAAGGTGATGATGGTGGCGCTGGGTCGGAGCCCGTCTGACGAGTACAAAGACAACCTGCATCAG GTCAGCAAGAAGTTGAGGGGTGAAGTTGGTCTCCTTTTCACCAATCGCAGTAAGGAGGAAGTGGACGA gtGGTTCACGAAGTACACGGAAATGGACTATGCCCGAGCAGGGAACAAAGCCACTTTCACTGTGAACCTGGATCCGGGGCCCCTGGAGCAGTTCCCCCACTCCATGGAGCCCCAGCTGAGGCAGCTGGGCCTGCCCACGGCCCTCAAGAAAG GTGTGGTGACCCTGCTGTCCAACTACGAGGTGTGCAGAGAGGGCGACGTGCTGACCGCAGAGCAGGCCCGCGTCCTG AAGCTTTTCGGGTATGAGATGGCTGAATTCAAGGTGAGCGTTAAATACATGTGGGACGCGCAGTCCGGAAGGTTCCAGCAGATGGGAGATGACTTGCCCGAGAGCGCGCCCGAGTCAGAAGGAGAGTCGGAAGAGGAGGACGACGACGGCTGA
- the EMC1 gene encoding ER membrane protein complex subunit 1 isoform X2 — protein sequence MPGPTLRFRTEDPACERNSMVPRRRGPRRGACRAGGGRARAPIMAVVAAAASRLWLWAALLIPAAAVYEDQVGKFDWRQQYVGKLKFASLEFSPGSKKLVVATEKNVIAALNSRTGEILWRHVDKGSAEGVVDAMLFCGQDAITVSNGGRIMRSWETNIGGLNWEVTLDSGSFQALGLVGLQEAVRYVAVLKKTTLALHHLSSGHLKWAEHLPESDSIHYQMVYSYGSGVVWALGVVPFSHVNVVKFNVEDGEIVQQVRVSTPWLRSLTGACGVVDEAVLVCPDLSSRSLQTLALETEWELRQIPLQSLDLEFTSGFQARILPTQPSPVDPSRAQFFLQLSPSHYALLHCHHGVLSLLKNFPQAALVSFATTGEKTVAAVMTCRNEAKPSVSEDGSPGSFSEKSGPQDSLACFNQTYTINLYLAETGRRLLDTAITFSLEQNGTRPERLYIQVFLKKDDSVGYRALVQTQDHLLLFLQQLAGRVVLWSREESLAEVVCLEMVDLPLTGAQAELEGEFGKKADGLLGMFLKRLSSQLILLQAWTSHLWKVFYDARKPRSQIKNEINIDTLARDEFNLQKMMVMVTASGKLFGIESSSGTILWKQYLPHVTAGCSFTLMVQRTTAHFPQPPQCALLLRDGETGMSSLYVFNPIFGKWSQVAPPVLKRPVLQSLLLPIMDQDYAKVLLLIDDKYEVTAFPATRNVLRQLHELAPSIFFYLVDADQGRLCGYRLRKDLTTELSWELTIPPEVQRIVQVKGKRSSEHVHSQGRVMGDRSVLYKSLNPNLLAVVTESTDVHHERTFIGIFLVDGVTGRIIHASVQRKARGPVHIVHSENWVVYQYWNTKARRNEFTVLELYEGTEQYNATAFSSLDRPQLPQVLQQSYIFPSAISAMEATITERGITSRHLLVGLPSGAILSLPKALLDPRRPETPTEQSREENLIPYSPDVQIHAERFINYNQTVSRMRGIYTAPSGLESTCLVVAYGLDIYQTRVYPSKQFDVLKDDYDYVLISSVLFGLVFATMITKRLAQVKLLNRAWR from the exons ATGCCGGGCCCAACTCTACGGTTCCGCACCGAGGACCCCGCCTGTGAGCGCAACTCTATGGTTCCGCGGAGGCGGGGCCCGCGGCGCGGTGCATGCCGGGCCGGCGGCGGGCGGGCCCGCGCTCCCATCATGGCGGTGGTGGCGGCCGCGGCTTCCCGGCTGTGGCTCTGGGCTGCCCTGCTTATCCCTGCGGCCGCGGTCTACGAAGACCAAGTGGGCAAGTTTGATTG GAGACAGCAGTATGTTGGGAAGCTCAAGTTTGCCTCTTTGGAATTTTCCCCTGGATCGAAGAAGTTGGTTGTGGCCACAGAGAAGAATGTGATTGCAGCATTGAATTCTCGGACTGGGGAGATCT TGTGGCGCCACGTTGACAAGGGCTCGGCAGAAGGGGTGGTGGACGCCATGCTGTTCTGCGGGCAGG ATGCAATCACTGTGTCCAATGGAGGCCGGATCATGCGCTCCTGGGAGACAAACATCGGGGGCTTGAACTGGGAGGTTACCCTGGACAGTGGCAG TTTCCAGGCCCTCGGGCTGGTCGGCCTGCAGGAGGCAGTGAGGTATGTTGCGGTCCTGAAGAAGACCACGCTCGCCCTCCATCACCTCTCCAGTGGGCACCTGAAGTGGGCGGAACACCTCCCGGAGAG tGACAGCATCCACTACCAGATGGTCTATTCCTACGGCTCGGGGGTCGTGTGGGCCCTCGGAGTCGTCCCCTTCAGCCATGTGAACGTTGTCAAGTTTAACGTGGAAGATGGAGAGATCGTTCAGCAG GTCAGGGTGTCGACCCCCTGGCTGCGGAGTCTCACCGGGGCCTGTGGTGTGGTGGACGAGGCTGTCCTGGTGTGCCCCGACCTAAGCTCGCGGTCCCTGCAGACCTTGGCCCTGGAGACAGAGTGGGAGCTGAGGCAGATCCCGTTGCAG TCTCTTGACCTAGAATTCACAAGTGGATTCCAAGCCCGGATCCTGCCCACGCAGCCCAGCCCGGTGGACCCGTCTCGGGCGCAGTTCTTCCTGCAGTTGTCCCCAAGCCACTATGCACTGTTGCACTGTCACCACGGCGTCCTGAGTCTGCTCAAAAACTTCCCGCAG GCTGCCCTGGTGAGCTTCGCCACCACTGGAGAGAAGACAGTGGCTGCAGTCATGACCTGCCGGAACGAGGCG AAGCCCAGCGTTTCTGAAGATGGGTCACCTGGGAGCTTTTCGGAGAAGTCTGGTCCCCAG GACTCGCTGGCTTGCTTCAACCAGACCTACACCATCAACCTCTACTTAGCGGAGACAGGCCGGCGGCTGCTCGACACCGCGATCACCTTCAGCCTGGAACAGAACGGCACTCGGCCGGAGCGG CTATACATCCAGGTCTTCCTGAAGAAGGATGACTCCGTGGGCTACCGGGCCTTGGTGCAGACACAGGATCACTTGCTGCTTTTCCTGCAGCAGCTGG CAGGGAGGGTGGTGCTGTGGAGCCGCGAGGAGTCCCTGGCTGAGGTGGTGTGCCTGGAGATGGTGGACCTGCCGCTGACCGGGGCGCAGGCGGAGCTGGAAGGGGAGTTTGGCAAGAAGGCAG ATGGCCTGCTGGGCATGTTCCTGAAGCGCCTGTCCTCCCAGCTCATCTTGCTGCAGGCCTGGACCTCCCACCTCTGGAAAGTGTTTTACGATGCTCGGAAGCCCCGGAGCCAGATCAAGAACGAGATCAACATTGACACTTTGGCCAGGGATGAATTCAACCTCCagaagatgatggtgatggtgacggCCTCGGGCAAG CTCTTCGGCATCGAGAGCAGCTCCGGCACCATCCTGTGGAAGCAGTATCTCCCGCACGTGACGGCAGGCTGCTCCTTCACGCTGATGGTCCAGCGGACGACCGCGCACTTCCCCCAGCCGCCCCAGTGCGCCCTGCTGCTGCGGGATGGG GAGACGGGAATGAGTTCGCTCTATGTCTTCAACCCCATTTTCGGGAAGTGGAGCCAGGTGGCGCCCCCCGTGCTGAAGCGCCCCGTCTTACAGTCTCTGCTGCTGCCCATCATGGATCAGGACTATGCCAAGGTGCTCTTGCTGATAGACGACAAGTACGAG GTCACAGCCTTCCCAGCCACTCGGAATGTCTTGCGGCAGCTCCATGAGCTCGCCCCTTCGATCTTCTTCTACTTGGTGGACGCAGATCAGGGGCGGCTGTGCGGATATCGGCTCCGGAAG GACCTCACCACTGAGCTGAGCTGGGAGCTGACCATCCCCCCGGAGGTGCAGCGCATTGTGCAGGTGAAGGGCAAGCGCAGCAGTGAGCACGTGCACTCGCAGGGCCGCGTGATGGGGGACCGCAGCGTGCTCTACAAG AGCCTGAACCCCAACCTGCTGGCTGTGGTGACGGAGAGCACAGATGTTCACCACGAGCGCACCTTCATCGGCATCTTCCTCGTGGACGGTGTCACGGGGCGCATCATCCACGCCTCCGTGCAGAGGAAGGCCAGGGGCCCTGTCCACATCGTGCACTCGGAGAACTGGGTGGTG TACCAGTACTGGAACACCAAGGCCCGGCGCAACGAGTTCACGGTGCTGGAGCTCTACGAAGGCACGGAGCAGTACAACGCCACGGCCTTCAGCTCCCTGGACCGCCCGCAGCTGCCCCAGGTCCTGCAGCAGTCCTACATCTTCCCGTCCGCCATCAGCGCCATGGAGGCCACCATCACAGAGCGGGGCATCACCAGCCGCCACCTGCTCG TCGGGCTGCCTTCCGGAgccatcctctccctccccaaGGCCTTGCTGGACCCTCGCCGCCCTGAGACCCCGACAGAGCAGAGCAG AGAGGAGAACCTGATCCCATATTCTCCAGACGTGCAGATCCACGCAGAGCGGTTCATCAACTATAACCAGACAGTTTCTCGAATGCGAGGTATCTACACAGCTCCCTCGGGCCTGGAGTCCACTTGTCTG gtCGTGGCGTACGGTTTGGACATTTACCAGACTCGTGTCTACCCGTCCAAACAGTTCGACGTCCTGAAGGATGACTATGACTACGTGCTCATCAGCAGCGTCCTCTTTGGCCTGGTCTTCGCCACCATGATCACGAAGAGGCTGGCGCAGGTCAAACTCCTGAACCGCGCCTGGCGATAA
- the MRTO4 gene encoding mRNA turnover protein 4 homolog isoform X1, with protein MPKSKRDKKVSLTKTAKKGLELKQNLIEELRKCVDTYKYLFIFSVANMRNSKLKDVRNAWKHSRMFFGKNKVMMVALGRSPSDEYKDNLHQVSKKLRGEVGLLFTNRSKEEVDEWFTKYTEMDYARAGNKATFTVNLDPGPLEQFPHSMEPQLRQLGLPTALKKGVVTLLSNYEVCREGDVLTAEQARVLKLFGYEMAEFKVSVKYMWDAQSGRFQQMGDDLPESAPESEGESEEEDDDG; from the exons ATGCCCAAGTCCAAGCGCGACAAGAAAG TCTCCCTAACCAAAACTGCCAAGAAGGGCTTGGAACTGAAACAGAACTTGATAGAAGAG CTTCGGAAATGTGTGGACACGTACAAGTACCTCTTCATCTTCTCCGTGGCCAACATGAGGAACAGCAAGCTGAAGGACGTCCGCAACGCCTGGAAGCACAGTCG GATGTTCTTTGGCAAAAACAAGGTGATGATGGTGGCGCTGGGTCGGAGCCCGTCTGACGAGTACAAAGACAACCTGCATCAG GTCAGCAAGAAGTTGAGGGGTGAAGTTGGTCTCCTTTTCACCAATCGCAGTAAGGAGGAAGTGGACGA gtGGTTCACGAAGTACACGGAAATGGACTATGCCCGAGCAGGGAACAAAGCCACTTTCACTGTGAACCTGGATCCGGGGCCCCTGGAGCAGTTCCCCCACTCCATGGAGCCCCAGCTGAGGCAGCTGGGCCTGCCCACGGCCCTCAAGAAAG GTGTGGTGACCCTGCTGTCCAACTACGAGGTGTGCAGAGAGGGCGACGTGCTGACCGCAGAGCAGGCCCGCGTCCTG AAGCTTTTCGGGTATGAGATGGCTGAATTCAAGGTGAGCGTTAAATACATGTGGGACGCGCAGTCCGGAAGGTTCCAGCAGATGGGAGATGACTTGCCCGAGAGCGCGCCCGAGTCAGAAGGAGAGTCGGAAGAGGAGGACGACGACGGCTGA